A segment of the Aromatoleum aromaticum EbN1 genome:
TACGGATGAGCGCAATGTTCCCGCTGCGGATCCGCGGCCTGCGTTTCCAGCCGAACGGCCGGGCAGTGCTCGACGGCGTCGATCTCGAACTTGCCGGCGATGGCATCACGCTGGTGCTCGGGCCGAACGGCGCGGGAAAAAGCGTGCTGCTGCGCACGCTGTGTGGCCTCATCGAGCCGAGCGGCGGGACGATCGACTGGGGCGGATCGGTGCCGCCGAAGTTCGGCGTGACGATGGTCTTCCAGCACCCGATGATGCTGCGCGCATCGGTGCTGGAAAACGTCGCGCTTGCATTGAAGCCGCATGGCATCGGGCGCGGCGAACGCCATCGCCGCGCTGCGACGGTGCTCGCGCGCGTCGGGCTCGGCGGGCGTGAGGCCGACAGCGCGCGTTACCTGTCGGGCGGCGAGAAGCAGCGCCTCGCGCTCGCCCGCGCGTGGGTCACTGCGCCGCGCCTGCTGCTGCTCGACGAACCGACCGCGAGCCTCGACCCATCGGCGACGGCCGAAGTCGAGCGCATCGTGCGCGAGATCCGCACCGACGGCACGCGCATCCTGATGGCGACCCACAATCTCGGCCAGGCGACGCGCCTCGGCGACGACGTCGTCTTCATGAGCGCCGGGCGGGTGCGCGAGCACGCGCCCGTGCAGCGATTCTTTGCGAAGCCGGCGTCCGAGGAGGCGCGCCTGTTCATCCAGGGCGAATTGCCGTGGCGGATGAATTTCTGAGCCGTGCGGTGCGCCAACGGGATTCCCCGCCGGTTGCAGTCGCTCAGGCGCTGACGCGCGGCACGGCGCGAGTCCAGTACGGCGTCGGTCCGAGCCGCTCCGCGAGGTAATCGACGAGCACGCGGACGCGATGCGGCACGTAGCGGCTGCCGGGGAACACCGCGTAGACCTGCAGTTCGGTGGCCGAATAGTCCGCCAGCACTTCCTCGAGCAGGCCCGCCTGCACCGCCTGCGCGCTGAGGAAAGTCGGCTGGTTGGTGATGCCGAGGCCGCGGATCGCCGCTTCGAGCAGCGCGTCGCCGTTGTTCATCTGCAGGCGTCCCTTGACCGGAACCGTGCGGTGTTCGCCGTCGATGCGGAAACTCCACCCGGACGACGGCGCGAGCGTGTAGGTCAGGCAGTGGTGCGCGAGCAATTCGTCCGGGTGTTGCGGGCGTCCGTGGCGGTCGAGGTATGCAGGCGCGGCGACGACGGTGAGTTCGCTCGTGCTCAGGCGGCGGATGACGAGCGTCGGGTCGATGTGCTGCGAGATGCGCACCGTGAAGTCCAGCCCGCCTTCGATCAAGTTGACGCGCCGGTCGGTGAATTCGAGGTCGACGGTGACTTCGGGGTAAGTCGTGATGAAGTCGGAAATCAGCGGCACGAGGTGGCGAATGCCGAAGCTCATCGGCACGCTGATGCGGATCGGCCCGCGCGGCGCGCGCTTCTCGCCGGCGAGATCGCCTTCGGCCGCTTCGACCATCGCCAGGATCTCGCGGCATTTTTCCAGGTACGCGGCGCCCGATGACGTGAGGCTCAGGCGCCGCGTGCTGCGGGCGAGGAGCTTCGTGCCGAGGTGCGCTTCGAGCCCGGCGACCTGCCGCGTGATCGCCGAGCGCGCGACGTTGAGGTAATCCGCGACGGCGGTGAAGCTGCCGGCTTCGGCGACCCGAACGAAGACATCCATTGCCTGCAGACGGTCCATTGTTTTCCTGATCGCAACAAAGAATTTGAAAATAGCGCCTGTTTCGATACTAATCAATCGCCTAAAGTATGCCGCTTGAAACTCGCGACATGAGAGGAGGGCACGGTGATTCTGGTGACAGGGGCGAGCGGGCAGTTGGGGCGGCGTATCGTCCAGTGGCTCTCGGTCCGGCTTCCCGAAGGGGGCGCCGGACAACTCGCCGTCAGCGTGCAGGACCCGGAACGTGTCGCCGACTTTGCGGCGCGCGGCGTCGAGGTGCGGCACGCGAATTTCGACCGCCGTGAAACCCTGTCCGCAGCGTTCGCCGACGTCGAGCGCCTGGTGCTGGTGTCGACCGACGGGCCGGAAGACCTGTGCATCGCCCGCCATCGCAACGCCATCGAAGCTGCCGCGGCTGCGGGCGTACAGCGCGTCTGCTACACGAGCTTTCTCGATGCGGACGCGAAGTCGCCATCCTCCTTCGCCCGGATGCATGCGGCGGCCGAAGCAGATCTCGCCGCGTCCGGCCTCGCCTGCACCGTGCTGCGCAACGGCCTTTATGGCGATTTCCTGCCAATGAAATTCGCCGCCGCGCTGCGGACCGGTGTGCTGCGGCTCCCGGCGGGGGACGGCAAAGTGAGCTATCTGTCACGCAACGAACTGGCGGAAGCGATTGCCTCGGCGGCCGCCGCGCCACGCCTGGAGAAGCAGACGTATGAGCTGACCGGGCAGACCGCCCATGATTATTGTGACCTCGCCGCCCGAGTCGCTGCCGCGGTCGGCAGGACGCTGCGTTACGAAGCGGTGCCTCCGGACGCCGCGGTCGAGGTGTTCGAAGCCGGGGACATCCCGGCGGCGACTGCCCGTACGCTCGCGACCCTGTACGCCTCGATCGCCGGGAACCGCCTTGCCCGCACGACCACCGACTTCGCCGCGCTCGTCGGCCACCCGCCCAAATCGGTCGATTGCCTCGTCGCCGAATTCTTCCGCCCGCCGCGCCGCTAGGCGCGCACCGCACTGCACGCCAAAGGAGAGAACACGATGCCTTCACGGCCCCATTACACCGTACCCGCCCGCACCGCGCACTGGCTGATGGCCGCGCTGATGCTCGCTGCGTTCCCGCTCGGCGTCTACATGCACGATCTGCCCCTGTCGCCATTGAAGCTGCAGCTCATTTCGTATCACAAGTGGCTCGGTGTGGCGGTGCTGCTGCTGATTTTGCCGCGCCTCGTCGTGCGTCTCGCGCACAGGCCGCCTGCGCCCTTGCCTGCGCCGACGTGGCAACAGAAAACCGCCGCGGCGACGCACCTGCTGCTGTATGCGTTGATGGTCGCGGTGCCGGTGACGGGCTGGCTGATGAGTTCGGCGAAAGGCTTTCCGGTCGTCTTCCTCGGCGTGCTGCCGTTGCCCGACCTCGTCGGCAAGAACAAGGAGCTGGGCGAGCTGTTCATGGCAGCCCACGAAATCCTCAATTACACGCTGCTGGTGCTGGTCGGGCTGCACATCGCCGCCGCGCTCAAGCACCATTTCATCGACCGGGACAGGACGCTGTCCCGCATGCTGCCGGTACTCGAACGGGTCCGCTAAGGAAAATCAAAATGAACGCATCGCTGTCATTCAACGCCGCACTGCTCGCCATCGCGCTGCCGCTCGCCTCCGGGGCAGCGCTCGCCGCCGGGCCGGAACAGGTGTTCAACCAGGTCCAGGCGGACAAGACACGGGTCGATTTCGTCTTCAAGCAGATGAACGTGCCGATCGAAGGGCATTTCGGCAAGGTCAGGACGGACCTCGTGTTCGACGCCGCGGCGCCGGCAAAATCGAGCGTCCGGCTCGAACTCGACCTCGCGAGCATCGACGCCGGTTCGTCCGAAGCCAACTCCGAAGTGCTCGGCAAGCCGTGGTTCAACGTCAAGGACAACCCGACTGCGACCTTCGTGTCCACCGCGGTCAAGCCGCTCGGCGGCGACCGCTTCGAGGTCGTCGGCAATCTCAGCCTTAAAGGCAGGACGCAGCCGCTGACGGCGCCGGTCACCGTCATCCGACAGGGCGATACGGCGACGTTCGACGGCGGATTCACGCTCAAGCGCCTCGAATTCGCAATCGGCGAAGGCATGTGGGCCGACACTTCGGTCGTCGCCAACGACGTCGATGTCCGTTTCCATGCAGTCGCCCGGAGCGTCGGCGCGAAATAGCGTCGCCTGTGCTCTCTCTCTTTCTTACCTACTCAACGCAAAAAAGGAAATCCACATGAACAAGCTCGTCCGTCTCGCCGTCGCCACCACGTTCGCCGCCGCTGTCGCTGCTCCGGCGCTGGCCGCTCCCGAAACTTTCAATATCGATAACTCTCACACTTTCCCGCGCTTCGAGTACAGCCACTTCGGCTACTCGACGCAGCAGAGCCGCTTCAACAAGACTTCCGGCACGATCGTGCTGGACCGCGCCGCGAAGACCGGCTCGGTCGAGGTGACGATCGACACGAAGTCGGTCGACACCGGCTTCGAGCTTTTCGACGCGCATATCCAGGACGAGAAGTACTTCCACACCGAGAAATACCCGACGATCACGTTCAAGTCGACCAGCGTAAAATTCGACGGCGACAAGCTCGCGTCGGTTGATGGCGACCTGACGATCAAGGGCGTGACGAAGCCGGTGACGCTCGAGGTCAGCTCGTTCCACTGCATGCCGCATCCGATGTTGAAGAAGCTCGGCTGCGGCGCGAACGCGACGACGATGATCAAGCGCTCGGAATTCGGCGCTGGTGAGAACGCGCCGTATGTCAGCGATGAAGTGAAGCTCGTGATTGCGGTCGAAGCGGTGCAGAACTAAGCGTCCCTTCGCTCGAACTCCGATGCACGCAGTGCCCCCGGGGACGGGGGCACTGTCGATTGGGCCCGGGGTTTCCGGAGCGTGACGCGCGACGCCGTTTCCGGACGGACGGCGCGAATTTATTGGAGAAGCTGGTGCATCTGAATTCGGGAGCTTCGCGCTCGCCTGCGCTGCCGCGACCACCGGTAGCCGCTGCAGGGGCATCGCCATCGTGAGCGGCGACGCAGTGATCGTCTGGAACGAGGACGGGGAGGTGCACTCGGCGCAGTGGCGTTCGGAGAGCGCAACGCCGGCGCCGAAACGCGTCGTCGTCGCCGACGATCGCATGAGCGCCGACACGGCGTACCGGCTGGCGTGCGAGGGAACCGCGATCCTGTGGCGGGGGGACTTCCAGAATGCCCGCCAGCTGCTGCAGGCGATGGCGCGGCGCACCGAGCGCCGTAGCGGACGCTCGGGCAAGCCGGGCAAGGCCGCCGAGGCCAAAGTGGCCGCGCCCGATGCGTTCCACCTGCATCGCCAGGCCCAGGCGCAGCGGGCCCGCACGCTCGGCATGCTGCTGCTGCCGTTCGATGCCGACTACGCCATTCCGCTGCGCCGTGCTCCCGACGTCCGGCACGCGTGTACTGAAGCATACGGGCCGCCGGCCGGGCCTTTCGTCGCGTCGCTGCGCGAACTGCTCGGCCTGATCGGCGCTCACGAATGGCGCAAGAAGGGGGTGTCGATTCCCGCGCTAGGCGAGCGTATCCACCCGCATTACGGCGTGTTTTCGCCACTGCGTGGGGAATACGTCGGGCTGGTCGCGGAGGCGCCGCTCCCCGCGGGCGCCGAAGCACTCGCCTTCGACATCGGTACCGGCAGCGGAGTGCTCGCGGCGGTGCTCGCGCGCCGCGGTGTCCGCCGCATCGTCGCGACCGATCAGGATCCGCGCGCCCTCGCGTGCGCCGCCGAAAATCTCTCCAGGCTAGGCTTTGCCACACAGGTCGAGGTCGTCTCTGCCGATCTCTTTCCTGAAGGCCGTGCACCGCTCGTCGTCTGCAACCCGCCCTGGGTGCCAGCGCGGCCGACTTCGCCAGTCGAGCATGCGGTGTACGACCCCGACAGCCGAATGCTGCGCGGCTTCCTCAGCGGGCTTGCCGGGCATCTGGCCCCGGGTGGGGAAGGCTGGCTGATCCTGTCGGATTTCGCCGAACATCTCGGGCTGCGCTCGCGGGCCGAACTGCTCACGCTGATCGACGAAGCGGGCCTGAAAGTCGTCGGACGTTTCGATGCCCGCCCGCAGCATCCGCGCGCCGCTGACCCCTCCGATGCGCTGCATCGGGCACGCGCAGCGGAAGTGACATCGTTGTGGCGACTCGCAGCGCGTTGACGGCGGGCCAGTGATTTTGGTCGGGGCAGGCCCGTCGGCACGCTTCGCGCCTCTCCGCAGTCCCGTTTTTCTCCCCTGTCGGAATGTCGGTGCGGAGGCAGTGCCGGTTGGAGTCGCATGCCGGGAACGTCGATTGCTGCACGGACGGGTGATGGCCTCCACCCGGCCAACGAGGTCATCGGCCGGGTGGAGACGGGGTCATCAAGGAGATCACCCACCCACGAGGAGTGATGAAATGAACTGGGATCGTATCGAAGGCAACTGGAAGCAGTTCAAGGGTAACGTCAAGCAGCAGTGGGGCAAGCTCACCGACGATCAGCTCGATGTGATCGCGGGCAGGCGTGACGAGCTGGCCGGCCGCATCCAGGAGTCCTACGGGATATCGAAGGACGAGGCGGAAAAGCAGATCGCCGATTGGGAAGCCCGGCAAAAGGACTGATGCCTTGTTCCCCTCAGGGTGCGAGTCCGTGGGGGAGGCAAAAAAAAAGGCCCCTCGCGGGGCCGGTCCAGAACGTCTTCGGCAATCGAGTCGTTTAGGCGGACTTCTTGCCGTAGGGGCGCCCTTCTGTTGCTTGCGATGCTGCTTCGGTTGCTGCGGTGAGATTGTCGGTAGCCAGCGACGAAAACCGGCGCATGCCGGTGTTGAAAACTTCGAAGGCGGAATTCCAGTCACCGAACGGGTTGCGGCCGGCGAACTGCGGAATCATCGCATTGACGGCTTCCTGCTGGGTCTTGGCGAGGATGTCGCAAGCCTTGCGTGTGTAATTCTGGGCGTTTTCCAGCAGCGGCTGGAAGACCCTCAACTGGGCATCCTGGGGATTCTTGGCGCGGGCCATTTCCTGCATCGCCGATGTGCTGATTTCCATCGCTTCGTGCATCGCGCTCATGTTCAATTCCGCCAGGCGCTGGGCGCTGCTTAGATAAAGAGTCGAAATCGTCTGGAACGCCTGGACGACATTTGCGCCGATGACTTCGTGCTCGTGCTTAGTGGGCATCGTGTTATTCCTCCGAATTCTCGTTGTAGGACGCCGGAGCCTTGCCGACCTCTTCTTGCGTCACGGTTTCTCGCGCCGCGGAGTATGCGGCAGCCAAGAGGTTCAGTCTCCTCCGTTCATCGCCAGAAGCAATCCCCCAATCACTACCAGATGTTTCGCACGACGCGACCCGGTTCAGCGCACTCCGAAGAGCCCGATCAGGCCGATGACGATCAGGTAGATCGCGACGATGTAGTTGAGCAGCCGCGGCATGATCAGGATCAGGATACCAGCGATCAGCGATATCAGCGGCCCGGTGCTCAAGTGCAGGTCCATGTTCGAACTCCTTGTGGGATGTTCCAATATAGTAGAAATCCTTTACCGGTTTTTCCGCCGTTCGTGGCTGCCGGATCATTCGCGCTGCGGGGATTTCGCCTCGCGGATCAGCTTCCCGCAGTCGCTGTCCATGCCGGGTCCGGTTTCGATGAGCGGGACCAGGGCGAGCAGCGGGTTGATCAGGCCCAGCGCGACGGCTCCGAGTCCGCGCGCGGCAACCCGGGCGGTGTCGACGGAGGGTTCCGGATTCGCGAAAGTCCCCTGGATGTAAATCGGGCTGCGCAGCGCGACAGGAGTGGTGACCTTGGTGTCCGATTCCAGCGTGAGGTCGAGTTTTTCCTCCCCCAGGTCGACAGTGCCGGAGCCGACGATCCGCATGATGTCGGTATCGAGCACGAGCGCGTTGGTTTCCATGAGGCCGTCCTTGACACTGAAGTCGGCGATCAGGCAGCGGATCTCGACGAGTTCGTCACCGGTGAGTTTCAGCTGCAGCATGTCCCACAGGTGCAGCCCGAGCGCTTCCACCATGAAACGGCTGATCTGGCCTTCGGACAGGATCAGCGCGGCTTTGCCGTCCGCGGTGCCGAGCATGGCGGCGACGGAATTTCCCCGCCCCTCGAGGTCGACCTGGCCGTTGAGTTCTCCCAGCGTTGGTTTCGCGAGGTCGGAAGGAGGAAACAACTTTGCCAGCTCGAGGTTCCGCACCCGAAGCTTCGTGCTCGCTTCGAGCGGTTTTTCCTGCCCATTCATGCGAATGGTGCCGCTGAGCGTCCCGCCGGCAATGCCGAATTCGAGCGGATCGAGCGTCAACACCGAATCCTGCATCTGCAGGCGGGTCACGAGCCTGTCGATAGGCAGCGCTTCGGGGCGACGGATGCGGTCGGCCTTGAGCTTGACGTCGGCGTCCACACTGTCCCAGCGTCCGGTGCGGAACGGGATCTCTGGCAGCACGGTGCCGCCCGGGGCAGGAGCGTCGGGAGCAGCGTCTTCCGATTCGACCGGAGCTTCCTTCGCTCCGACGAGCGGGCCGAGGTCGGCGAAATCGAGCAGCTTGAACGACAGGTCGCCGTGCAGCGACGGGCGTTCGCCGCCGGTGGCGACCTGCAGCGTGCCGGCGACGTCGCTCTTGCCGATCGCACCGGAAAAGTTTTCGTAGCGCCATACGGTGCCGTTGCGGATCAGGTGACCGGCAGTGCGGTAGGGTGGCGTTTCCGGCAATGCAATGCCGATCAGCCGGTACAAGTCCGCGATGCTCGCCCCGCGAAGGTCCACATCGAGGTTGATCGCCGACAATTTCAGCAGGCTGGTGATGTTCCCGTCGGCTTTCACTGCCGTGTCGCCGAACTGCGCCTGCACGTCGAGCGGGTAAGGCGTTTCCTCGTCGCGCAACGCGAGGACCGGGCCACCGGTGCCGCGTGCATTCATCGGCCGCCCCTTGTATTGCCCTTTCGCCTCGAAGCGGATGCCGCTTTCGGCCTCCGTAGCGGGCGGGACGTCGGCTTCGGGCTTCGGGTCGGCAGCACTGTCACTCCCGCGTTCGCCGCTGCCGCCGGTCGTCGACAGCGTCGCATCGATGCGTGTCTTCTGTGCGGGATCCGCGTAACGGATGCGGCCGTCGTGCAGCGCGAGGCGGCCGATTCCGACACGCGCCCCCTCGTCTTTCTGCTCCCGGTCGAGCAGCCAGTTTTTCCGGCCGTCCGGGTGTTGTTCGAGAAAGGCATCGACGCGGTCGAGCGTGATCTCGGGCAGCATCACGACGCGCCTGAACAATTGCGGCAGGCTGACGCCGACGCTGATGTTCTCGGCGGTAAACATCTGCGGTTCCTCGGCCCACTCCGGATTCGCGAACGTCACGCCAGCGGCGCCCAGGCGCGTGACCGGCCAGCCCCAGTCGATGCTCAGATCGCCATTGATCACGAGCTCGCGGCCGGTCTTCTCGGTCGTCTGGCGCATGATCGGGCCGCGTAGCCAGTTCGGATCGAACAGCAGCGCGGCGAGCACGATCAGCGCGATCAGGCCGAGAACCGTCACGCCGATGCCCTTGAGTACCCGCCCCGATTTCATCTGTCCCGTGCCTCCGCGATCTCCGGCGCCTTGCTACCTCGTCTCGCGGCTGTCCGAGGTGCGAGGGTGCAACGTTGCGGCCATGCTGCTCGACAGCAATCGGGATTCCCGGGCGTCACGACGCGCCGCCCGCTCAACTCTTCTTCGATCGGCGGGCCTTTGGCGGACGAGTCTTGCTGTGCTGGGATTCCTGCGAAAGCGCTGCCGGGGCATCGCTTTGCCCGGCGATGTCGCCGGCACCCACGCTGTCCGCTGCCAAGGCAAGGGCGTCGCGGCTCTCGTGCAACACCGCTTCGACGTCGGCGCTGCTCGCGCCGGCGCTGACGAGCACTGCCGCCTTGCGCCTCAGCGTGTCGCCCAGCTCGGCGTGGCGTGCAGCAGCGCCATCGGCGCCCGCGTCGTGCATTCGTGCCGGGTCCGCCGAGCATAGCGCGATGAGGCCGCGCAGGCGTGCGATCGCACGGTCGATCAGCGTGACCTCGCCGCGCGCTTCACCTGTACGGACCTCGAGCTTCGCGAGCTCTTCGATGGCACGAATCGGCACCCCTCCGCTGCGGTCCTCGGCTTCGAGCGCCCGGCAGTATGCGGCGTGCGCCGCTTCGAACCCTTCGACGCCGAGTTCGCCATACACCGCGCCGATCGCCGTCTGCACTTGTGGAAGTGCCTGCCACGCGGCCGGCGCGCGTGCGAGCAGGGCTCCGAGTTCGCGTTCGAGCGTAGCGAGGTCGCGAGGCTCGTGGCCGATGGCGAGGCGGACGCAGTCGAGCGCATTGACCAGCTCCGCAGGAGACACCATTGCCGTCGCGCTCGATCCTTCCGTCTCCGCGCCGGACGGATCGAGCACATGCTCGGGGTCGCCGTACGCCTGGTATGCGCCCCAAGTGTTGTACTGCGGAAAGCGCTCCCAGGTGCTGCGGCGCGCGGCGAACACCGCCGGACCGAACGGCTGGCAGCGACGCACGAAGCCGTCGAAGAAAGTCGTCGCGAACACTTTCGCCGCCTCGTCGTTGACCTGCCAGCCAGCGACGATGACGCAGCGCACGCCGATCTCGATCAGCTCGCGCGCGAGGCTGTACGCGAGCCGGTTCGCGGTCTCGCGTTGCACACTCATCGCGCCGAGGTGGCAGCAATTGAGGAACACGAGCTCCGGCACGATTTCCATCTGGCCGACTTCGGCGGCCGTCAGCAGCAGGCCGTCGGACAGCACCACGCCGCTGCGCACACCCCCATTGCGCGCGACAACGCGGAATACGCCGTGCGCGGCGATCACGAGGATGCGCCACGGCTGATGGAAAAGGCGAGCGAACACGTCGAGCGCTTCAAGTCCTTCGCCGTAGGTGATTTCGTAGCCGCACTCGGCGAGCAGATCGCGGATCGCCGCCCCTTCGGCCGCCGCGCCGGGCAGGTCCGGCAGGTGATCGGCGCGCGGCGGCGCAACGGCGAGCGGCTCGCCGAAAGCGACGTGGTAACCGCGCGTCGAGGGATTCGCGATAACGCACGCGACCTTGCGCGTCAGGATCATCGGGTTGCGACGGTAACGCGTCGAGGCGAACTTGCGCACGATCGCCGTCTTCAGCGCGAGCGGCTGGTCGTCCGCCTGGAGCATCTCCCACGGCAGGTTCGCGGTGTAGCCGTCGACGACGAGCACGAGCTTTTCGGTGTCGCGCGCCGCGGCCTTGAATTCGAGCGGAATCATCAGCTGAAACAGCGTGCGCGACAGGTCCGCGCTGTATTCGTCGCGCCCGATCGCGTTTTTCACCAGTGCCTCGATGAGGCCTGGCTGGCGTTGCTGTACGACGGTTTCGGCGCGGGCGCGCTCGGACAGGAACACGTACTTGAGCCGCGTCGCCGGCGGGGCAGGCGGATGCAGCGCGCTGCCCGGAAGGGCTGGTGAGCGTGCCGAGTCGTCTTCGCCGTCGAGCGGGGATTCGTCGCTGCGGTCCGCGTCGGTGATCATCAGGCGCGGCCAGTAGCCGAAGCGCGCGAACACCGCCAGGCGCGGGCGCGCGCCTTCGCCCTCGCGCAGTTCTTCGGCCGGCTCGACGCGGGCTTCGAGCCGGCGCAGGTCGGCGGCAATGCGTTCGGGCAGTTCGCGCACCGCGCGCGCCGCACTGATCGCGGTATCGAGGAACAGTTCGATCAGCTCGAGACGCGCGACGCGCAGCCGGGTTCGCGGCATCGCGTCGGCGAACTGGCGGTTCGCCGCGATGACGCCGCGCACGATCATCGCGATCGAGTCCTCGATGCCGATATGGGCGGTCGAGTTGTAGCCGATCAGCAGGCTCGCGAGCGTCAGCTCGTTGTCGGCTTCGCCGGCCGCCGACGCATCGCCGTCCTGGCGGTCGAGCGAGTGCAGCAGGAAGCGCAGCACGCCGGCGCGCACCGTCTCGGCGATGTCCATCGTCGTCACTTCGCCGAAGCGTCCGAGACCGACAATCACCGCGCCGCGCCCGGTGCCATGCCGTCGGTCCCCGGCGTCGCGGGCCTGCAGCACGACCGCACTCGAGCCCACTTCGCCGGCGTACACGCCCAGCCGTTCGCGCTGGCGCAACGCGCCGCCGACCAGATAACGGTCGATGCTGGCCTCGGCGCCGGCGATCGTGTCGCCGATGTAGTGGCCGCAAATCACCGGCTGACGCGCAAAGCGCAGATCCATCGCGGCCACCGAGACGTGCAGCGACTGCAGACCTATCGCCGGGCGGCGGCGTTCAGGCCTGGCGCCGAGGATGCTGCGTGCGAGTTCCTCCTCGGTCGGCAGCACCGGCGGAGGGGCGTCGTACGTCAGCGTCGCCGCCGCCGCGCCGCGCAACACCGGCAGGCGGCCGAGGCGGCTGGTCGTGCCGGCCTGCAGCAGCTCGACGATCGCCGGAAAGTGTTCCTCGGTGTCGGTCAGGCTGCCGTGATCGGCCGGCATGAACCAGCATTGCCCGTCCGGCAGGCCTGTGAGCCGCCCCGACGCCCAGCTCACCGAGCCGTCGCCTTCGGGCGTGCCGACCATCTTCAGCCGGCCGCCGTCGAGTACGAGGCCGCAGGGCGTGTTGTCGGCCTTGCCAAACACGTAGTGGACCCGCTCGACCGGCTGCGGCGCGTCATTTGTCGCGAGCACGCTCGCCCACAGCTCGAGCGCCTTGCCGATCGCGTTTGCGTCGGGTCGCCCGGCGAGGTGGTCGCCGAACCAGCGGTCGCGATTGTGCTCGGCGAGCGCGGGCCACAGCCCGGCGTCGAGGTAGCCCGTGCGGTCGGCATCGCCAGCGCCTTTTTGCCACGTCGGACCGCTGTCGGCAAACCCCGGCCGCGGCAGGAGCTGCAGCGCACCGGGGAAGCCGGCGACGATATCGAGCACGTGCTGCATGCCGTTGCGCAGGTCAAGGCGCGCGAGCTTGCGCATCGTGTCGGACTTGCCGAGCAGCGCCTCGACCATCAGGTGCGAGCCGTTGTTCGGCGTGCCGAGCATCACCAGCCGGCCGCCGGGCCGTCGCACGAGCTGCGCCCACAGGTCCGGGTGCTTCGCGATCATCGTGCGGGCGACGAGGCCGCCGAGGCTGTGCGCGAGCAGGCGCACCGGCTGGTTCGGGTGCTCGGCGAGCGCCTGCTTCAGCACCGTCGCGAGATGGTCGGCCGAGGCGCCGGCGGCCTGCAGCGGCTGGCGCCAGTCGTACGGGCAGCGGATCACGAAGTGGCTGTCGGAGAGGGACTCCGCGAGCTCGCCGTAGAACATGTCGAACAGCGCTTCCTCGCGCACGTCCGGCCGGTCGAAGCGGATTTTCGCCAGGCCGCCGCTCGCGAGATCGAGAAAGTCGAACCACACCCGGTCTCCTTCGCCCGGCAACCGGTCGGCGCTGCGGATCTCGAGGTGCGAACCCATGATCCCCGGCAGCAGGATCACGACTGGCCGGCTGTCGCGGGGCGGGGCGGCGCGCTTCGCTGCACGGGTGCGGACGCTCGCGGCATCGGGTTCGTGACGTCGGACGAGGGGGGCGAACGCGGCGAGCGCCACGGGTTCGTCGGCGGTCAGCCAGTCGCGCAGCGCGCTTCGCATGTGGCGATTCGAGAAATAGCCGAAGTGATGCACCGATGGCCCTTGGTCGAACAGGTAGCTGGCGTCGTTGCACGCCGCCAGCCCCGCGTACATCGACTCGGTATCGATGACGAGATCGTTGTCGACGCGGTCGAAGAACATCCAGTCGGTGAACAGCACGCCGATCCGCCTGAGCACGCCGCCGCCTTCGATGTCGCCGCTGATGATCGACATCGCGATGCCCTGCTTGCGCTGGGCGT
Coding sequences within it:
- a CDS encoding AsmA family protein; the protein is MKSGRVLKGIGVTVLGLIALIVLAALLFDPNWLRGPIMRQTTEKTGRELVINGDLSIDWGWPVTRLGAAGVTFANPEWAEEPQMFTAENISVGVSLPQLFRRVVMLPEITLDRVDAFLEQHPDGRKNWLLDREQKDEGARVGIGRLALHDGRIRYADPAQKTRIDATLSTTGGSGERGSDSAADPKPEADVPPATEAESGIRFEAKGQYKGRPMNARGTGGPVLALRDEETPYPLDVQAQFGDTAVKADGNITSLLKLSAINLDVDLRGASIADLYRLIGIALPETPPYRTAGHLIRNGTVWRYENFSGAIGKSDVAGTLQVATGGERPSLHGDLSFKLLDFADLGPLVGAKEAPVESEDAAPDAPAPGGTVLPEIPFRTGRWDSVDADVKLKADRIRRPEALPIDRLVTRLQMQDSVLTLDPLEFGIAGGTLSGTIRMNGQEKPLEASTKLRVRNLELAKLFPPSDLAKPTLGELNGQVDLEGRGNSVAAMLGTADGKAALILSEGQISRFMVEALGLHLWDMLQLKLTGDELVEIRCLIADFSVKDGLMETNALVLDTDIMRIVGSGTVDLGEEKLDLTLESDTKVTTPVALRSPIYIQGTFANPEPSVDTARVAARGLGAVALGLINPLLALVPLIETGPGMDSDCGKLIREAKSPQRE
- a CDS encoding CHAT domain-containing protein, which translates into the protein MPSTLKPGEILIHLPGEALPADAAADALPPVLTAGTRAAPGVPDPFLDRIVTEAAFRLVAPGRAGGPESSASVADDRVIALEAADGTTVFIRADKLRDDLARVRPAAVRADGSLDLAALRDPEAAARGVTGWMWSRLSVLSLGSDAITAAALGKAGEWLRDWLGEAAPDLAPSGASWLGGKALMWAIESRLPGEPGIYHWRNDAAPAASDRCEAGDARLAAGADAPLLLFIHGTGSHTFGSFSDLRSGNAAGDWEVLARRFGDRMFGFEHRTFSESPIDNALALARALPANARLSLVTHSRGGLVGDLLCLAGLTDTAITAYRRDPPPNTSETAQQKRLRELVAGREQDSLRALREELGDKNFRIERYVRVASPARGTSLLTDNLDVFLSGLLSLMTKLVGAASGPAGSAALSAFRRIVLEIAAKRIDPRFLPGIEAMMTDAPMARLLADAQRKQGIAMSIISGDIEGGGVLRRIGVLFTDWMFFDRVDNDLVIDTESMYAGLAACNDASYLFDQGPSVHHFGYFSNRHMRSALRDWLTADEPVALAAFAPLVRRHEPDAASVRTRAAKRAAPPRDSRPVVILLPGIMGSHLEIRSADRLPGEGDRVWFDFLDLASGGLAKIRFDRPDVREEALFDMFYGELAESLSDSHFVIRCPYDWRQPLQAAGASADHLATVLKQALAEHPNQPVRLLAHSLGGLVARTMIAKHPDLWAQLVRRPGGRLVMLGTPNNGSHLMVEALLGKSDTMRKLARLDLRNGMQHVLDIVAGFPGALQLLPRPGFADSGPTWQKGAGDADRTGYLDAGLWPALAEHNRDRWFGDHLAGRPDANAIGKALELWASVLATNDAPQPVERVHYVFGKADNTPCGLVLDGGRLKMVGTPEGDGSVSWASGRLTGLPDGQCWFMPADHGSLTDTEEHFPAIVELLQAGTTSRLGRLPVLRGAAAATLTYDAPPPVLPTEEELARSILGARPERRRPAIGLQSLHVSVAAMDLRFARQPVICGHYIGDTIAGAEASIDRYLVGGALRQRERLGVYAGEVGSSAVVLQARDAGDRRHGTGRGAVIVGLGRFGEVTTMDIAETVRAGVLRFLLHSLDRQDGDASAAGEADNELTLASLLIGYNSTAHIGIEDSIAMIVRGVIAANRQFADAMPRTRLRVARLELIELFLDTAISAARAVRELPERIAADLRRLEARVEPAEELREGEGARPRLAVFARFGYWPRLMITDADRSDESPLDGEDDSARSPALPGSALHPPAPPATRLKYVFLSERARAETVVQQRQPGLIEALVKNAIGRDEYSADLSRTLFQLMIPLEFKAAARDTEKLVLVVDGYTANLPWEMLQADDQPLALKTAIVRKFASTRYRRNPMILTRKVACVIANPSTRGYHVAFGEPLAVAPPRADHLPDLPGAAAEGAAIRDLLAECGYEITYGEGLEALDVFARLFHQPWRILVIAAHGVFRVVARNGGVRSGVVLSDGLLLTAAEVGQMEIVPELVFLNCCHLGAMSVQRETANRLAYSLARELIEIGVRCVIVAGWQVNDEAAKVFATTFFDGFVRRCQPFGPAVFAARRSTWERFPQYNTWGAYQAYGDPEHVLDPSGAETEGSSATAMVSPAELVNALDCVRLAIGHEPRDLATLERELGALLARAPAAWQALPQVQTAIGAVYGELGVEGFEAAHAAYCRALEAEDRSGGVPIRAIEELAKLEVRTGEARGEVTLIDRAIARLRGLIALCSADPARMHDAGADGAAARHAELGDTLRRKAAVLVSAGASSADVEAVLHESRDALALAADSVGAGDIAGQSDAPAALSQESQHSKTRPPKARRSKKS